CGGGGCTGGTGACGGAAGAGGATTATGCCCGGCAGGTGGATTACGTCCGCTTGTTCTTAGCAGGCAAGGACGATCAGGTTCTGACGCAGCTAATTTCCCGGATGGAAGAGGCGAGCAAAAATCTGGAATTTGAAGAGGCTGCCCGGATCCGCGATCAGATTCAGGCGGTAAGACGCATCACCGAGAAACAGTTTGTTTCGAATACCGGCGACGATCTTGACGTTATTGGCGTATCGTTTGATGCAGGTATGGCCTGCGTGCACGTGTTGTTTATCCGCCAGGGCAAAGTGCTTGGCAGCCGCAGCTACTTCCCGAAGGTGCCTGCGGGCACCGATCTGAGCGAAGTTGTCGAGACGTTTGTCGGCCAGTTCTATCTGCAGGGTAGCCAGATGCGCACGCTGCCTTCGGAAATCCTGCTCGACTTTTCGCTGGCGGACAAATCCCTGCTGGCAGACTCATTGAGCGAGCTGGCGGGGCGTAAGGTGAACGTGCAAACCAAACCACGCGGTGACCGTGCGCGCTACCTGAAGCTTGCGCGGACTAACGCGGCAACGGCACTGGTAACGAAACTCTCTCAGCAGTCGACCATTCAGCAGCGTCTGAAAGCGCTGGCTGAGGTGCTGAAACTGCCGGAAGTGAAGCGGATGGAGTGTTTCGATATCAGCCATACGATGGGGGAGCAAACCGTCGCCTCCTGTGTGGTCTTCGACGGTAACGGCCCGCTTCGGTCTGAGTATCGCCGCTATAACATTACCGGCATTACGCCGGGCGATGATTATGCCGCCATGAATCAGGTGCTGCGTCGCCGCTACGGTAAGGCCATAGAAGAAAGTAAAATTCCAGATGTGATCCTGATAGACGGCGGGAAGGGGCAGCTGGGGCAGGCGAAAGCGGTATTCGCCGAGCTGGATGTGCCCTGGGACAAACACCACCCTCTATTACTGGGTGTTGCCAAAGGCAGCGATCGTAAAGCAGGGCTGGAAACGCTGTTTTTCGAACCGGAAGGTGAGGGGTTCTCTTTACCGCCGGATTCTCCGGCTTTGCACGTTATCCAGCACATCCGCGATGACTCGCACGATCATGCGATCTCCGGGCACCGTAAAAAACGGGCAAAGGTCAAAAGCACAAGCTCGCTGGAAACCATCGAAGGGATTGGACCAAAACGTCGTCAGATGCTGCTGAAGTATATGGGCGGATTGCAACCGTTAATCAATGCCTCTGTCGAGGAGATTGCAAAAGTGCCGGGCATCTCGCAGGCATTGGCAGAAAAGATCTACTACTCGTTGAAACATTAAGGGCTCTGTAGCAACATAGAGACAATTTCCACTTATGACAGATAGTTAACTGGCACTATGCGATTCAATATCCCAACACTGCTCACGCTGTTTCGTGTCATCCTTATCCCGTTCTTTGTGCTGGCGTTTTATCTGCCGTTCAATTGGGCCCCGTTCCTGTGCGCATTCATCTTCTGGCTGGCGGCGATTACCGACTGGTTTGACGGTTTCCTGGCGCGCCGCTGGAACCAGAGCACGCGCTTTGGCGCCTTCCTTGACCCGGTTGCTGATAAGGTGATGGTGGTTGTGGCTTTAGTGCTGGTGGCGGAACACTATCACGCCTGGTGGGTAACCCTGCCCGCAGCAACGATGATCGCTCGCGAAATCATTATCTCCGCACTGCGTGAATGGATGGCGGAAATAGGCAAGCGCAGCCGTGTTGCCGTTTCGTGGATTGGTAAAACTAAAACCATGGCGCAAATGCTGGCGCTGATCGGCATGCTGTGGCGCCCGAATATGTGGATCGAGTACGCCGGGATCGCGCTTTTCTTCGTGGCGGCGGTGCTGACTTTCTGGTCAATGTTCCAGTATCTTGCTGCGGCACGCGGTGATTTGCTCGAACCGTGATCTATCCGGCGCAAAATTCAGCAAACGATCCGTGGTGTTAGAAAATTTCATTGACTCGTTGCGTCAGGTAAGTAGAATGCAACGCATCGAAAGGCAGCACGGCTTGCCGGATGATAATAAAATCAAGTGATTAGCCTAATGGCCACCAACGTTCACTTGTACAAAAAGCGGGAATAGCTCAGTTGGTAGAGCACGACCTTGCCAAGGTCGGGGTCGCGAGTTCGAGTCTCGTTTCCCGCTCCAGATTCAGGCAATAGAATTTCTGTTGCCGCCTGAAAAGGCAAAAGATTTTGGCGCGTTAGCAAAGCGGTTATGTAGCGGATTGCAAATCCGTCTAGTCCGGTTCGACTCCGGAACGCGCCTCCAATTTCTTCCCGAGCCCGGATGGTGAAATCGGTAGACACAAGGGATTTAAAATCCCTCGGCTTATGGCTGTGCGGGTTCAAGTCCCGCTCCGGGTACCATGGGAATAAAAAGAATAAAATCAATGATAAGCAGTGTCGTGTAAACCACCTTCGGGTGGTTTTTTATTGCCTGCGATTTGCCTGCCGAAAATATCCTGCCTCTCTCCCGAAAAGCATGCCATGCTAAGCAACCGACTGGCATCACCTTTGGGAAAATATGAGTACTCCCGTCCGGCACTATTTTGACGTCGATTTTCGGGGCCACAGGCTCCGTGCTGACAGCATATTCGGCAGCAAAGGCCACGTGCTGATGATCCATGGCGGCTCAAAAGACCGTGAGGCTGGTTTGAAATACCGCCATCTGATGGCGAGTCTGGGCTTTGGCACTACGGCGTTTGATTGTATCGGTCATGGGGAAACGGGCGGTGAGCTATCTCACTCCTCGCTGATCGGCCGTACCGAACAGGCGAGGGCAGTAGCAGAGCATTTAGGTTCTCAGCTCACCGGCTGTATGGGCGTAAGCATGGGAGCTTACAACGCGCTGCAGCTGAGCAAGTCCGTTCCCCTGCGTTCGCTGATCCTGATGGTGCCCGGCGTGTATCACCCTTCGGCGTATCAAGTAAATTTTGGTCCTGAGTTTTCAGCTATCATCCGCCAGCCGTGCAGCTGGGCGGAGAGCGATGCGTGGCAGATCGTTGCTGACTTTAGCGGCAATATCCTGATTATTAGCGCGGCTGAGGATCGCGTGATCCCTGAGGCAATTCCTCAGCGGCTGTATGACTCAGCTTCCGGGAAGGGCAAGCAGGCCTTGCTGACGGTGGCAGATGCCGATCATAACAGCGTCTGGCAAATGCTGCAGCGCAATCCAGCCCTCTACGACAAGACCTGCCGGTTGCTGGTGGAATGTCTGACTGAGGCGTAATGGGACGTAACCCTTCGGGCCAGGAACGGGTACAATGCGCTACATTTTTTAAAAACCGCGATATGAGGAGCCCTCCGATGACCCAGGGACCGCTGAACGAAGACGAAATTATCTGGCTTGATGATGTGCTGCTGAAGTACGGCACCGCGCATTCGGTCATTGATGTGGCCGAGCTGGACGGATTGCTTACGGCAATCCTTTCCGGGCCCAAAGTGACCGAGCCAGCCACCGTACTGCGGGCGGTATGGGGCGGCGATGTTGAACCCGAATGGGAAAACGAAGAAGAGCTTACCCGTTTCAATATCCTGGTGTTCCAGCATATGAACGACATTGCGGAGCGCCTGGCAGAATACCCGGGGCAGTTTGAGCCGCTGTTTGGCACCAGCGAAGTCGACAACCGTGAAATTACGATTGTTGAAGAGTGGTGTTACGGCTACATGCGCGGAGTCTCACTGGAAAGCTGGCCTGCGCTGCCTGCGGAGCTTCAGCCTGAGCTGGATGCTATTGCGCTGCATGGGCTTGAGGAAAATGAAACGGAGTTTGAAAACCTGACGCCGGAGGCATTTCTGGCGAGCATAGAGGCGATTAAACCGGCTGCTCTTGCG
This region of Cedecea lapagei genomic DNA includes:
- the uvrC gene encoding excinuclease ABC subunit UvrC, producing MSDTFDSRAFLKTVTSQPGVYRMYDAGSTVIYVGKAKDLKKRLSSYFRTNLASRKTEALVALIHHIDVTVTHTETEALLLEHNYIKLYQPRYNVLLRDDKSYPFIFLSADSHPRLAMHRGAKHAKGEYFGPFPNGYAVRETLALLQKVFPIRQCENSVYRNRSRPCLQYQIGRCLGPCVAGLVTEEDYARQVDYVRLFLAGKDDQVLTQLISRMEEASKNLEFEEAARIRDQIQAVRRITEKQFVSNTGDDLDVIGVSFDAGMACVHVLFIRQGKVLGSRSYFPKVPAGTDLSEVVETFVGQFYLQGSQMRTLPSEILLDFSLADKSLLADSLSELAGRKVNVQTKPRGDRARYLKLARTNAATALVTKLSQQSTIQQRLKALAEVLKLPEVKRMECFDISHTMGEQTVASCVVFDGNGPLRSEYRRYNITGITPGDDYAAMNQVLRRRYGKAIEESKIPDVILIDGGKGQLGQAKAVFAELDVPWDKHHPLLLGVAKGSDRKAGLETLFFEPEGEGFSLPPDSPALHVIQHIRDDSHDHAISGHRKKRAKVKSTSSLETIEGIGPKRRQMLLKYMGGLQPLINASVEEIAKVPGISQALAEKIYYSLKH
- the pgsA gene encoding CDP-diacylglycerol--glycerol-3-phosphate 3-phosphatidyltransferase, translating into MRFNIPTLLTLFRVILIPFFVLAFYLPFNWAPFLCAFIFWLAAITDWFDGFLARRWNQSTRFGAFLDPVADKVMVVVALVLVAEHYHAWWVTLPAATMIAREIIISALREWMAEIGKRSRVAVSWIGKTKTMAQMLALIGMLWRPNMWIEYAGIALFFVAAVLTFWSMFQYLAAARGDLLEP
- a CDS encoding alpha/beta hydrolase, with product MSTPVRHYFDVDFRGHRLRADSIFGSKGHVLMIHGGSKDREAGLKYRHLMASLGFGTTAFDCIGHGETGGELSHSSLIGRTEQARAVAEHLGSQLTGCMGVSMGAYNALQLSKSVPLRSLILMVPGVYHPSAYQVNFGPEFSAIIRQPCSWAESDAWQIVADFSGNILIISAAEDRVIPEAIPQRLYDSASGKGKQALLTVADADHNSVWQMLQRNPALYDKTCRLLVECLTEA
- a CDS encoding UPF0149 family protein, producing the protein MTQGPLNEDEIIWLDDVLLKYGTAHSVIDVAELDGLLTAILSGPKVTEPATVLRAVWGGDVEPEWENEEELTRFNILVFQHMNDIAERLAEYPGQFEPLFGTSEVDNREITIVEEWCYGYMRGVSLESWPALPAELQPELDAIALHGLEENETEFENLTPEAFLASIEAIKPAALALYGYWHSQRSGGALH